The proteins below are encoded in one region of Longimicrobium sp.:
- a CDS encoding HAMP domain-containing sensor histidine kinase, translated as MATAEPAAPAEPSTGASGTLQQAADGVARSAGDAVLLSELTGRVAAEAARPATLAPSYPLVLLDRLRAAVVAGWLAADDDAPSPAEAAAVLGAFDRVRDQLLNPGGGPSPLEPLAEFAHDLRSPLTSILFLAGALREGQSGALSESQRRQVGIIYSAALGMVALVSDTIELNRGAGAGGERSPLSLRSLFDSLRDVVAPLAEEKGVEIRLHVLRDDHRLGDAVALSRVMLNLAVNALHSTDSGWVELTAEADGDARVRFSVRDTGRGIAPEALDAVGGLYRPRPHRRGYGFSGTGLGLGICRKLLGQMDGELSVESTPGDGTRFWFTLHLPRAEQP; from the coding sequence ATGGCCACCGCCGAACCCGCCGCCCCGGCCGAGCCGAGCACCGGGGCGTCCGGCACCCTCCAGCAGGCAGCCGACGGCGTCGCCCGCAGCGCGGGCGACGCCGTGCTCCTCTCGGAGCTGACGGGCCGCGTGGCCGCCGAGGCCGCGCGGCCCGCCACGCTGGCGCCCAGCTATCCCCTGGTGCTGCTGGACCGGCTGCGCGCCGCCGTGGTGGCCGGGTGGCTGGCGGCGGACGACGACGCGCCCTCGCCGGCCGAGGCGGCCGCGGTGCTGGGCGCCTTCGACCGCGTCCGCGACCAGCTGCTGAACCCCGGCGGCGGGCCGTCGCCGCTGGAGCCGCTGGCCGAGTTCGCGCACGACCTGCGCAGCCCCCTCACCTCCATCCTCTTCCTGGCCGGCGCGCTGCGCGAGGGGCAGAGCGGCGCGCTCTCCGAGTCGCAGCGCCGGCAGGTGGGGATCATCTACAGCGCCGCGCTGGGGATGGTGGCGCTGGTCAGCGACACCATCGAGCTGAACCGCGGCGCCGGCGCGGGCGGCGAGCGCTCGCCGCTGTCGCTGCGCTCGCTCTTCGACTCGCTGCGCGACGTGGTGGCGCCGCTGGCCGAGGAGAAGGGGGTGGAAATCCGCCTGCACGTGCTGCGCGACGACCACCGCCTGGGCGACGCGGTGGCGCTCAGCCGGGTGATGCTGAACCTGGCGGTCAACGCGCTGCACTCCACCGACAGCGGGTGGGTGGAGCTCACGGCCGAGGCCGACGGCGACGCCCGCGTGCGCTTCTCGGTGCGCGACACCGGCCGCGGCATCGCGCCCGAGGCGCTGGACGCGGTGGGCGGCCTCTACCGCCCGCGCCCGCACCGCCGCGGCTACGGCTTCTCGGGCACCGGCCTGGGGCTGGGCATCTGCCGCAAGCTGCTGGGCCAGATGGACGGCGAGCTCTCCGTCGAGAGCACGCCGGGCGACGGCACCCGCTTCTGGTTCACCCTGCACCTCCCCCGCGCCGAGCAGCCGTAG
- a CDS encoding NAD-dependent epimerase/dehydratase family protein, whose translation MADKGLRVLVTGGAGFIGSHVAAAYVRRGDSVTVLDSLVHGSRDRVPAGAELVEMDVRDAAAAELVRDGCFDVVSLHAAQIDVRDSVARPRFDASVNLDGLLNLLEAVRAAGRGRVVFASSGGAIYGNARTRPTREGAAKRPESPYGVGKLAGEHYLHAFHRTHRLDYVALRYANVYGPGQDPNGEGGVVAVFCSRLAEGAPLTVYGDGEQTRDYVHVADVVRANLLVSGLALPPGGSVDARAFNVGTGTETSVNALASVLMGVAHAPAIVRRAPARPGEVRRSCLGAEKLRRLGWRPGLTLEEGMRETFAWVRAQSAAPAEPTPSKRRVRVPAVI comes from the coding sequence ATGGCTGATAAGGGCCTGCGGGTACTGGTGACCGGGGGTGCGGGATTCATCGGCTCCCATGTGGCCGCGGCGTACGTGCGGCGCGGCGATTCCGTGACGGTGCTCGACTCCCTGGTGCACGGCTCGCGCGACCGCGTCCCGGCCGGGGCGGAGCTGGTGGAGATGGACGTGCGGGATGCGGCCGCCGCCGAGCTGGTGCGCGACGGCTGCTTCGACGTGGTGAGCCTGCACGCCGCCCAGATCGACGTGCGCGACTCCGTCGCCCGCCCGCGCTTCGACGCCTCGGTGAACCTCGACGGGCTGCTGAACCTGCTCGAGGCGGTGCGCGCGGCGGGGCGGGGGCGGGTGGTCTTCGCCTCGTCCGGCGGCGCCATCTACGGCAACGCGCGCACGCGGCCGACGCGCGAGGGCGCGGCCAAGCGGCCGGAGAGCCCGTACGGCGTGGGGAAGCTGGCGGGCGAGCACTATCTCCATGCCTTCCACCGCACGCACAGGCTCGACTACGTGGCCCTGCGCTACGCCAACGTCTACGGCCCGGGGCAGGACCCCAACGGCGAGGGCGGCGTGGTGGCCGTCTTCTGCTCGCGGCTGGCGGAGGGCGCGCCGCTCACCGTCTACGGCGACGGCGAGCAGACGCGCGACTACGTGCACGTGGCCGACGTGGTGCGCGCGAACCTGCTCGTCTCCGGCCTCGCGCTGCCGCCGGGCGGCTCGGTGGACGCGCGCGCGTTCAACGTGGGGACGGGGACGGAGACCTCCGTCAACGCCTTGGCGTCGGTGCTGATGGGCGTCGCCCACGCGCCCGCCATCGTCCGTCGCGCGCCGGCGCGCCCCGGCGAGGTGCGCCGCTCCTGCCTGGGCGCGGAGAAGCTGCGGCGGCTGGGATGGCGTCCCGGGCTGACGCTCGAGGAGGGGATGCGCGAGACCTTTGCCTGGGTGCGCGCGCAGTCCGCCGCGCCGGCCGAGCCTACGCCGTCCAAGCGCCGCGTCCGCGTCCCCGCCGTGATCTGA
- a CDS encoding polysaccharide biosynthesis/export family protein, with protein MKPIQRSLLVLAAALLAGTAGARAQAAAQPGWDPGRVQLNRADLQALLASYEQAATSPAHSERYRAQARVRAEAIRTRLQEGDVQPGDQVALLVEGQEALTDTFTVREGSVIFLPQIGDVPVRGLLRSELEGRLREHLSKYLRNPVVRARPLVRVAVEGEVGRPGWYVVPADALVTDVLMLAGGPQSNTSTARLRIERQGVPVWQGPILAEALAQGRTLDAMGIHPGDRFFLPGKPANAAGTVMRGLPVVLSLVLAASRL; from the coding sequence ATGAAGCCCATCCAGCGATCCCTCCTCGTCCTGGCCGCCGCGCTGCTGGCCGGCACCGCCGGCGCGCGCGCGCAGGCCGCCGCCCAGCCCGGGTGGGACCCCGGCCGGGTGCAGCTGAACCGCGCCGACCTGCAGGCGCTGCTGGCCAGCTACGAGCAGGCCGCCACCTCGCCCGCGCACAGCGAACGCTACCGCGCCCAGGCCCGCGTCCGCGCCGAGGCCATCCGCACCCGCCTGCAGGAAGGCGACGTGCAGCCGGGCGACCAGGTGGCGCTGCTGGTGGAGGGGCAGGAGGCGCTGACCGACACCTTCACCGTGCGCGAGGGGAGCGTGATCTTCCTCCCGCAGATCGGCGACGTGCCGGTGCGCGGGCTGCTGCGCTCGGAGCTGGAGGGGCGCCTGCGCGAGCACCTGTCGAAGTACCTGCGCAACCCCGTGGTGCGCGCGCGGCCGCTGGTGCGGGTGGCGGTGGAGGGCGAGGTGGGGCGTCCCGGCTGGTACGTGGTGCCGGCCGACGCGCTGGTGACGGACGTGCTGATGCTGGCCGGCGGGCCGCAGTCGAACACGTCGACGGCGCGGCTGCGGATCGAGCGCCAGGGCGTGCCGGTGTGGCAGGGGCCCATCCTGGCCGAGGCGCTGGCGCAGGGGCGGACGCTGGACGCCATGGGCATCCACCCCGGCGACCGCTTCTTCCTTCCCGGGAAGCCGGCCAACGCGGCGGGGACGGTGATGCGCGGGCTGCCGGTGGTGCTGTCGCTGGTGCTGGCCGCCTCGCGGCTGTAG
- a CDS encoding polysaccharide biosynthesis tyrosine autokinase, giving the protein MQTLPAPLQPTPPLPDRPRAGLSLDDAPRRGRNTGLQRIAATLYRFRWFLPIPVALGVGAGFLAARQARPEYAARSTIWIDASGGTMGMSQGGPLRSPELLQSRAWVELLRSYTVLDPVVRTEKLYLTYGSASAGRLFADFQLAERFRPGEYRLSAEPGGRYRLATRAGATMEVGRLGGAVGANVGFRWHPDAALLRRLERIDFTVVTPRDAAVRLAGELVTGMGDNGNFLRLELRGTEPARITSTLNTLTDRYVQVAGDLKRSRLQELERILGEQLGYAAGSLAREEAALQGFRVRTITLPTDRGSPVTPGLEVTQNPVLSNFFSLNMEREQIQRDRDDLARALSQDAATVSTVEAIPSVQKSSALVQALSELTQKRAEERAMSGQFTDLYVPLQRLREQVRTLERQTIPTLSARLDAELAGRQHAIDGLIQSASTQLRGIPPRAIEEARLTRRVEIAQDLYKLLQQRHEEARLAAVTTIPDVRVLDRATEPYSPVRDPRLQLILLFSLAGLAAGVLGAMLYDRANPRLAYPEQVTEGLGLPILGAIPRARSVGAGARASSVSPELPEAFRALRLGLVHASGTAGPLVVTITSPGSGDGKSFVSANLALTFAEQGHRVLLIDADLRRGTLHRVLGVERKPGLSDYLAGNATRADVVQRTPYEGVHMIAGGTRAGRGPELLSTPAMAELLADLRSAYRVILIDSPPIGACVDPLVLATLSRDMLMVLRNGATDRQLAEWNLDLVDRLPIRVLGAVINGIAAKGAYRAYRYLKGYDYQALPEDSTSAPRLQPVA; this is encoded by the coding sequence ATGCAGACCCTTCCCGCCCCGCTCCAGCCGACACCTCCGCTTCCCGACCGCCCGCGCGCCGGGCTGTCGCTGGACGACGCCCCCCGCCGGGGGCGCAACACGGGGCTGCAGCGCATCGCCGCCACGCTCTACCGCTTCCGCTGGTTCCTGCCGATCCCGGTGGCGCTGGGGGTGGGCGCCGGCTTCCTGGCCGCGCGCCAGGCGCGCCCCGAGTACGCGGCCCGCTCCACCATCTGGATCGACGCCAGCGGCGGCACCATGGGGATGAGCCAGGGCGGCCCGCTGCGCTCGCCCGAGCTCCTGCAGTCGCGCGCGTGGGTGGAGCTGCTGCGCTCGTACACGGTGCTGGACCCGGTCGTCCGCACCGAGAAGCTGTACCTGACCTACGGCTCGGCCTCGGCCGGGCGGCTCTTCGCCGACTTCCAGCTGGCCGAGCGCTTCCGCCCCGGCGAGTACCGGCTGAGCGCGGAGCCGGGCGGGCGCTACCGCCTGGCCACGCGCGCGGGCGCCACCATGGAGGTGGGGCGGCTGGGCGGCGCGGTGGGCGCCAACGTGGGCTTCCGCTGGCACCCCGACGCGGCGCTGCTGCGGCGCCTGGAGCGGATCGACTTCACCGTGGTGACCCCGCGCGACGCCGCGGTGCGGCTGGCGGGCGAGCTGGTGACGGGGATGGGCGACAACGGCAACTTCCTGCGGCTGGAGCTGCGGGGGACCGAGCCGGCGCGCATCACCTCCACCCTCAACACCCTCACCGACCGCTACGTGCAGGTGGCGGGCGACCTCAAGCGCTCGCGCCTGCAGGAGCTGGAGCGCATCCTGGGCGAGCAGCTGGGCTACGCGGCGGGGAGCCTGGCGCGCGAGGAGGCGGCGCTGCAGGGCTTCCGCGTGCGCACCATCACGCTGCCGACGGACCGCGGCTCGCCGGTGACGCCGGGGCTCGAGGTCACGCAGAACCCGGTGCTGTCGAACTTCTTCTCGCTGAACATGGAGCGCGAGCAGATCCAGCGCGACCGCGACGACCTGGCCCGCGCGCTCTCGCAGGACGCCGCCACGGTCTCGACGGTCGAGGCCATCCCCTCGGTGCAGAAGTCGTCGGCGCTGGTGCAGGCGCTGAGCGAGCTGACGCAGAAGCGCGCCGAGGAGCGGGCGATGAGCGGGCAGTTCACCGACCTGTACGTGCCGCTGCAGCGGCTGCGCGAGCAGGTGCGGACGCTCGAGCGGCAGACCATCCCCACGCTGTCGGCGCGGCTCGACGCCGAGCTGGCCGGGCGCCAGCACGCCATCGACGGGCTGATCCAGTCGGCCTCCACGCAGCTGCGCGGGATCCCGCCGCGGGCCATCGAGGAGGCGCGCCTGACGCGGCGGGTGGAGATCGCGCAGGACCTGTACAAGCTCCTGCAGCAGCGGCACGAGGAGGCGCGGCTGGCGGCGGTCACCACCATCCCCGACGTGCGGGTGCTGGACCGCGCCACCGAGCCCTACTCGCCGGTGCGCGACCCGCGGCTGCAGCTGATCCTGCTCTTCTCCCTGGCGGGGCTGGCGGCGGGCGTGCTGGGCGCGATGCTGTACGACCGCGCCAACCCGCGGCTGGCGTATCCCGAGCAGGTCACCGAGGGGCTGGGGCTGCCGATCCTGGGCGCCATCCCGCGGGCCCGCTCGGTGGGCGCGGGCGCGCGGGCGTCGTCGGTGTCGCCCGAGCTCCCCGAGGCGTTCCGGGCGCTGCGGCTGGGGCTGGTGCACGCCAGCGGCACCGCGGGCCCGCTGGTGGTCACCATCACCAGCCCGGGGAGCGGCGACGGCAAGTCGTTCGTGTCCGCCAACCTGGCGCTGACCTTCGCCGAGCAGGGGCACCGGGTGCTGCTGATCGACGCCGACCTGCGGCGCGGCACGCTGCACCGCGTCCTGGGCGTGGAGCGGAAGCCGGGCTTGAGCGACTACCTGGCGGGGAATGCCACGCGGGCCGACGTGGTCCAGCGCACGCCGTACGAGGGCGTGCACATGATCGCGGGGGGCACGCGGGCGGGGCGGGGGCCGGAGCTGCTGAGCACGCCGGCCATGGCCGAGCTGCTGGCCGACCTGCGCTCGGCGTACCGGGTGATCCTGATCGACAGCCCGCCGATCGGGGCGTGCGTGGACCCGCTGGTGCTGGCCACGCTCAGCCGCGACATGCTGATGGTGCTGCGCAACGGCGCCACCGACCGGCAGCTGGCCGAGTGGAACCTGGACCTGGTGGACCGGCTGCCGATCCGCGTGCTGGGCGCGGTGATCAATGGCATCGCCGCCAAGGGCGCCTACCGCGCCTACCGTTACTTGAAGGGCTACGACTACCAGGCGCTGCCTGAGGACTCCACCTCCGCGCCGAGGCTGCAGCCGGTGGCGTAA
- a CDS encoding family 10 glycosylhydrolase, giving the protein MMKYLLGIPLLAVLPVLFMGAASRPRNVTPTLPPVAATAPRPAAVRASGAKPPMVEARAIWVPRMDYNTATIPEVMRLAARAHFNIVYLQVRGPSDALYPSQLDPCSIRLCGRLGGVPPATDPLELAVREAHRNGLQLHAWINALSGWESESSAKCGMLRPSAPGQPNHVLIDHPEWAVRTRSGRLHRCPNGEDYVFLSPAVPGVRTHLARVAADVVRRYDVDGVHLDRIRYPGEEFGWDSAALAEFGRDPRADSAGWARFRRELVNRTVREVYDSIHAVRPVPLSAAVWPIYDRRRFGWDALARPSSSGIDQYFQDPWTWARDGYFDAAVPMTYSTVTTPACGYTQEQHGDWRCIVRDQVAGVQPSGRHVYAGILAGLGADEVEREIRIGRELGVNGFSIYFYGQVVSTNLLRRLPEGPFRDVAVVPPMPWLQSTATATGSNR; this is encoded by the coding sequence ATGATGAAGTACCTGCTGGGAATCCCCCTGCTCGCCGTTCTTCCCGTGCTGTTCATGGGCGCCGCCTCGCGCCCGCGGAACGTGACCCCGACGCTCCCGCCGGTCGCCGCGACGGCGCCGCGACCCGCCGCGGTCCGCGCGTCCGGCGCAAAGCCGCCGATGGTGGAGGCGCGGGCGATCTGGGTGCCGCGGATGGACTACAACACCGCCACCATCCCCGAGGTGATGCGGCTGGCTGCGCGGGCGCACTTCAACATCGTCTACCTGCAGGTGCGCGGGCCCTCCGACGCCCTCTATCCGTCGCAGCTGGACCCCTGCTCGATCCGGCTCTGCGGCCGGCTGGGCGGCGTTCCCCCGGCGACCGATCCGCTGGAGCTGGCGGTGCGCGAGGCGCACCGGAACGGGCTGCAGCTGCACGCGTGGATCAACGCGCTCTCCGGGTGGGAGTCCGAGTCGTCCGCGAAATGCGGGATGCTGCGGCCGAGCGCGCCGGGGCAGCCGAACCACGTGCTGATCGACCACCCGGAGTGGGCGGTGCGGACCCGGTCGGGGCGGCTGCACCGCTGCCCCAACGGCGAGGACTACGTCTTCCTCTCCCCCGCCGTCCCCGGCGTGCGCACGCACCTGGCGCGCGTGGCGGCCGACGTGGTGCGGCGCTACGACGTCGACGGCGTGCACCTGGACCGCATCCGCTACCCCGGCGAGGAGTTCGGGTGGGATTCCGCCGCGCTGGCGGAGTTCGGCCGCGACCCGCGCGCCGATTCGGCCGGGTGGGCGCGCTTCCGGCGCGAGCTGGTGAACCGCACCGTGCGCGAGGTCTACGACAGCATCCACGCCGTGCGTCCGGTGCCGCTCTCCGCGGCCGTGTGGCCGATCTACGACCGGCGGCGGTTCGGCTGGGACGCGCTGGCCCGGCCGTCGTCGAGCGGCATCGACCAGTACTTCCAGGACCCGTGGACGTGGGCGCGCGACGGCTATTTCGACGCCGCCGTGCCGATGACGTACTCCACCGTGACCACCCCCGCGTGCGGCTACACGCAGGAGCAGCACGGCGACTGGCGCTGCATCGTACGCGACCAGGTGGCGGGGGTGCAGCCGAGCGGCCGCCACGTCTACGCCGGCATCCTCGCGGGCCTGGGCGCCGACGAGGTGGAGCGGGAGATCCGCATCGGCCGCGAGCTGGGCGTGAACGGCTTCTCCATCTACTTCTACGGCCAGGTGGTGTCGACGAACCTGCTGCGGCGCCTCCCCGAGGGCCCGTTCCGCGACGTCGCCGTCGTCCCCCCGATGCCCTGGCTCCAATCGACCGCGACGGCTACGGGGTCGAATCGATAA
- a CDS encoding response regulator: MPSIPTSPAHPPTVLVYSRTEWLARSFESILTPYGCLVARASDHDDAYARFDELEPDVVLLEAEHGLDGTEALCRALRAHPRLGSSTPVLVASAGTISRMDRLAAMRAGAWDAFGFPLDPEELVLKVRALASVRREVAAAEERGLLDAASGLYNAAGLVRRAQEMVADAYRNHRPLACIAFHADTSGEGVGMDGRTDSVAELLRLTGRTSDVIGLISRGEFAVLAPATGWEGAERLAERLCGTVQRELARDGAPAPRVYAGRFAIDGSGTPRVQAADLLAHAADDLHAALGHGKGSGNGKTKNGNGAHHVEIAVEPAAAAPAPPA; the protein is encoded by the coding sequence ATGCCCTCGATCCCGACTTCCCCCGCACACCCCCCCACGGTGCTGGTGTACAGCCGCACGGAATGGCTGGCTCGCTCGTTCGAGAGCATCCTGACCCCGTACGGCTGCCTGGTGGCGCGCGCGTCGGACCACGACGACGCCTACGCGCGCTTCGACGAGCTGGAGCCCGACGTGGTGCTGCTCGAGGCCGAGCACGGGCTCGACGGCACCGAGGCGCTGTGCCGCGCGCTGCGCGCGCATCCTCGCCTGGGCTCGAGCACGCCGGTGCTGGTGGCCTCGGCGGGCACCATCTCGCGGATGGACCGGCTGGCGGCGATGCGCGCCGGGGCGTGGGACGCGTTCGGGTTCCCCCTCGACCCCGAGGAGCTGGTGCTGAAGGTGCGCGCCCTGGCCTCCGTGCGGCGCGAGGTGGCGGCGGCCGAGGAGCGGGGGCTGCTGGACGCGGCCAGCGGGCTGTACAACGCGGCGGGGCTGGTGCGGCGGGCGCAGGAGATGGTGGCCGACGCGTACCGCAACCACCGTCCGCTCGCCTGCATCGCCTTCCACGCCGACACGTCGGGCGAGGGCGTGGGGATGGACGGGCGCACCGACAGCGTGGCCGAGCTGCTGCGGCTGACCGGGCGCACCTCCGACGTGATCGGGCTGATCAGCCGCGGCGAGTTCGCGGTGCTGGCACCGGCCACCGGGTGGGAGGGCGCCGAGCGGCTGGCCGAGCGGCTCTGCGGCACGGTGCAGCGCGAGCTGGCGCGCGACGGCGCGCCCGCGCCGCGGGTGTACGCGGGGCGCTTCGCCATCGACGGCTCGGGAACGCCGCGGGTGCAGGCGGCCGACCTGCTGGCCCACGCCGCCGACGACCTGCACGCCGCGCTCGGGCACGGCAAGGGGAGCGGGAACGGGAAGACGAAGAACGGCAACGGCGCCCATCACGTCGAGATCGCCGTCGAGCCCGCCGCGGCCGCCCCTGCCCCACCCGCCTGA
- a CDS encoding sigma-54 dependent transcriptional regulator, with product MPDPATTSPLSASAEAASSISILLVEDEYTLRDSCANVLRMEGYAVTACGHGREAVQTLSRRAFDVALVDLYLDDLSGLEVLGACLEANPRCLVVVMTGSPSVDSSVDALRRGAWDYLPKPFSATHLQILMGRAARAVEEARAEEALRTAAESGTRQSHSRALTLLGRSPAFVRAVELARRVAQTDASVFITGESGTGKEMIAQFIHSESRRAQRPMVAVNCAALPESLLESEMFGHVKGSFTGAIRDKVGLLEAADGGTFFLDELTEMSQTIQAKLLRVLQDGIVRRVGSETTDAVVDVRVIAATNRDPAEATDSGMLRRDLYYRLSVVPIYLPPLRERPEDVPLLAEHFLNFYWRRHREPGAPAPRLSSAALSLLQARPWRGNVRELQNLMEHTVVLVAPGAEVHPDDIPFRDDAPRGRPRGAEATSSYALVGDEPYHSARDRVLAEFERMYLMSLVERAGANMSRAAKIAGVDRTTLYRLMEKHGLHRDTAIRAD from the coding sequence ATGCCCGATCCAGCCACGACCTCTCCCCTGTCCGCGTCCGCCGAGGCGGCCTCGTCGATCTCCATCCTGCTGGTGGAGGACGAGTACACGCTGCGTGACAGCTGCGCCAACGTGCTGCGGATGGAGGGCTACGCGGTGACGGCCTGCGGGCACGGCCGCGAGGCGGTGCAGACGCTGTCGCGCCGCGCCTTCGACGTGGCGCTGGTGGACCTCTATCTCGACGACCTCTCGGGGCTCGAGGTGCTGGGCGCCTGCCTGGAGGCCAACCCCCGCTGCCTGGTGGTGGTGATGACCGGCAGCCCCAGCGTGGACTCGAGCGTCGACGCGCTGCGCCGCGGCGCGTGGGACTACCTGCCCAAGCCCTTCTCCGCCACGCACCTGCAGATCCTGATGGGGCGCGCCGCACGCGCGGTGGAAGAGGCGCGCGCCGAGGAGGCGCTGCGCACCGCCGCGGAGAGCGGCACGCGGCAGAGCCACAGCCGCGCGCTGACCCTGCTGGGCCGCTCGCCCGCGTTCGTGCGCGCGGTGGAGCTGGCGCGGCGGGTGGCGCAGACCGACGCCTCGGTGTTCATCACCGGCGAGAGCGGCACCGGCAAGGAGATGATCGCGCAGTTCATCCACTCCGAGAGCCGGCGCGCCCAGCGGCCGATGGTGGCGGTGAACTGCGCCGCGCTGCCGGAGAGCCTGCTGGAGTCGGAGATGTTCGGCCACGTGAAGGGCTCGTTCACCGGCGCCATCCGCGACAAGGTGGGGCTGCTCGAGGCGGCCGACGGCGGCACCTTCTTCCTGGACGAGCTGACCGAGATGTCGCAGACCATCCAGGCCAAGCTGCTGCGCGTGCTGCAGGACGGCATCGTGCGCCGGGTGGGAAGCGAGACGACGGACGCGGTGGTCGACGTGCGGGTGATCGCCGCCACCAACCGCGACCCGGCGGAAGCGACGGACAGCGGGATGCTGCGCCGCGACCTGTACTACCGCCTGAGCGTGGTCCCCATCTACCTCCCGCCGCTGCGCGAGCGGCCCGAGGACGTGCCGCTGCTGGCCGAGCACTTCCTGAACTTCTACTGGCGCCGCCACCGCGAGCCCGGCGCGCCCGCTCCGCGGCTGTCGTCCGCGGCGCTCTCGCTGCTGCAGGCGCGCCCCTGGCGCGGCAACGTGCGCGAGCTGCAGAACCTGATGGAGCACACGGTGGTGCTGGTGGCGCCGGGCGCCGAGGTGCATCCCGACGACATCCCCTTCCGCGACGACGCGCCGCGCGGGCGGCCGCGCGGCGCCGAGGCCACGTCGTCGTACGCGCTGGTGGGCGACGAGCCCTACCACTCGGCGCGCGACCGGGTGCTGGCCGAGTTCGAGCGGATGTACCTGATGAGCCTGGTGGAGCGCGCGGGCGCCAACATGTCGCGCGCGGCCAAGATCGCCGGGGTGGACCGCACCACCCTGTACCGCCTGATGGAGAAGCACGGCCTCCACCGCGACACCGCCATCCGCGCGGACTAA
- a CDS encoding methyltransferase: MALRNELVAQGNWLFRHRSWLPLVPLALVLALLPFAPDPRAHPAHPWWEAFCVGLSFTGVLVRAMTIGTKPRGTSGRNRRAQVAARLNTTGMYSIVRHPLYVGNALMWAGVALYPRMWTAAILAAAFFWVYYERIMLAEEDFLRRQHGAAFRQWAKVTPAFVPDFSLWVRPDLPFALRAVLSAEYPGFLGLAASFMAIRTASDLIFLRRVEPHPFCLALFGTAVVGYAVLRTLRKRTRLLKVTGR, encoded by the coding sequence ATGGCACTGAGAAACGAGCTCGTCGCGCAGGGGAACTGGCTCTTCCGCCACCGCAGCTGGCTGCCGCTGGTGCCGCTGGCGCTGGTCTTGGCGCTGCTCCCGTTCGCGCCGGACCCGCGCGCGCATCCCGCGCACCCGTGGTGGGAGGCGTTCTGCGTGGGGCTCAGCTTCACCGGCGTGCTGGTGCGGGCGATGACCATCGGCACCAAGCCGCGCGGCACCTCGGGGCGCAACCGGCGGGCGCAGGTGGCGGCGCGGCTCAACACCACGGGGATGTACTCCATCGTGCGCCACCCGCTGTACGTGGGGAACGCGCTGATGTGGGCGGGGGTGGCGCTGTATCCGCGGATGTGGACGGCGGCGATCCTGGCGGCGGCGTTCTTCTGGGTCTACTACGAGCGGATCATGCTGGCCGAGGAGGACTTCCTCCGCCGCCAGCACGGCGCCGCGTTCCGCCAGTGGGCGAAGGTGACGCCCGCGTTCGTCCCCGACTTCTCGCTCTGGGTGCGGCCGGACCTGCCGTTCGCGCTGCGTGCCGTGCTCTCCGCAGAGTATCCCGGCTTCCTCGGGCTCGCCGCGTCGTTCATGGCCATCCGCACCGCGTCGGACCTGATCTTCCTCCGCCGCGTGGAGCCGCACCCGTTCTGCCTGGCGCTGTTCGGGACGGCGGTGGTGGGCTACGCGGTGCTGCGGACGCTGCGCAAGCGTACGCGGCTGCTCAAGGTCACCGGGCGGTGA